The following are encoded together in the Salinibacterium sp. UTAS2018 genome:
- a CDS encoding leucyl aminopeptidase, which produces MTVATLHLSTSPASELTSDVLVIGVVKTESGPKLVDASPALASFEQSLSVIGATGAADELHRIPATGIAAPAVAFIGLGDAARSTENLRYAAGSAARQLRGASHIALALGAESPADTLAILEGAAIGAYSYDAYRSTPPETAKQHASTITVLSPVADVSLIERAEIIAHATHVTRDLVNEAPRELYPETFADRASELAALDNVEVEVFAEKELEAGGFGGILGVGQGSTRGPRLVKISYTPDDATKHLALVGKGITFDSGGLSLKPGLSMIGMKFDMSGAATVMAVLEACAKLRTNVRLTAWLCLAENMPSGSAIRPNDVLTIRGGKTVEVLNTDAEGRLVMADGLVAASEENPDAIVDIATLTGAAVVALGNRYAGAMGDKALVAHVVSVADRVGEPFWPMPISPELRPLLASDIADIANIKPGNTAGGMLIAAAFLKDFVGKRADSTETIPWAHIDIAGPSDNRGGGWGYVGKGATGIGVRTLIELAEEFSRP; this is translated from the coding sequence ATGACCGTTGCTACGTTGCACTTGTCCACCTCGCCCGCCTCCGAACTCACGTCCGATGTTCTCGTGATTGGGGTGGTGAAGACAGAATCTGGCCCGAAGCTCGTTGACGCGTCACCAGCACTCGCCTCATTTGAGCAATCGCTGAGCGTCATCGGTGCCACCGGCGCAGCGGACGAGCTACACCGCATTCCCGCCACCGGCATCGCTGCCCCCGCCGTCGCGTTCATCGGGCTCGGCGATGCCGCGCGCTCAACGGAAAACTTGCGCTACGCGGCTGGTTCCGCCGCACGTCAGCTGCGCGGTGCTTCTCACATCGCGCTAGCGCTCGGAGCCGAATCGCCGGCAGACACTCTCGCCATTCTCGAAGGCGCGGCCATTGGCGCATACTCCTACGACGCCTATCGCTCGACTCCCCCCGAGACCGCAAAGCAACACGCAAGTACCATTACCGTCCTGAGTCCTGTTGCCGATGTTTCGCTGATTGAGCGGGCAGAGATCATCGCCCACGCGACGCACGTCACTCGTGATCTCGTCAACGAAGCACCCCGCGAGCTTTACCCTGAAACCTTCGCAGATCGCGCGAGCGAATTAGCGGCACTCGACAACGTTGAAGTTGAAGTCTTCGCTGAAAAGGAACTGGAAGCGGGCGGCTTTGGGGGCATCCTCGGGGTAGGCCAAGGATCGACTCGCGGCCCGCGCCTGGTCAAGATCAGCTATACCCCGGATGACGCGACGAAGCACCTCGCGCTCGTCGGTAAGGGAATCACGTTCGACTCGGGCGGGCTTTCGCTCAAGCCTGGACTTTCCATGATCGGCATGAAGTTCGACATGAGCGGCGCCGCGACAGTGATGGCGGTTCTCGAAGCGTGCGCCAAACTTCGAACGAACGTACGTCTCACAGCGTGGCTCTGCTTGGCAGAGAACATGCCGTCGGGAAGTGCCATTCGCCCGAACGACGTCCTGACAATCCGTGGCGGAAAAACTGTCGAAGTACTGAACACTGACGCCGAAGGCCGGCTAGTTATGGCTGACGGCCTAGTTGCCGCCAGCGAGGAAAACCCAGACGCCATAGTCGACATCGCCACGCTCACCGGGGCGGCAGTCGTGGCTCTCGGCAACCGCTACGCCGGAGCTATGGGCGACAAGGCTCTAGTTGCTCACGTTGTTTCCGTAGCTGATCGAGTGGGCGAACCCTTCTGGCCCATGCCCATCAGCCCTGAACTGCGCCCGTTGCTCGCCTCCGACATCGCAGACATCGCGAATATCAAACCAGGCAACACCGCCGGCGGAATGCTCATCGCGGCTGCTTTCCTTAAAGACTTCGTGGGGAAGCGCGCTGACAGCACTGAAACGATCCCCTGGGCGCACATCGATATCGCAGGCCCCTCGGACAACCGTGGCGGGGGCTGGGGATACGTCGGCAAGGGAGCGACGGGAATTGGTGTGCGGACACTCATTGAACTGGCCGAGGAATTTTCTCGTCCGTAG
- the lpdA gene encoding dihydrolipoyl dehydrogenase, with protein MAEHNFDLVVLGGGSGGYAAALRAAELGMTVGLIEKNKLGGTCLHVGCIPTKALLHSAEVADVTREAAKYGVAATLDGIDIAGVTKYRQDIVASKYKGLQGLVKMRGINVIEGEGKLVAPNTVQVGEDTVIGKNVILATGSYSRSLPGLEIGGRVITSEQALELDFVPKKVAVLGGGVIGVEFSSVWKSWGTDVTIIEGLPHLVPNEDESVSKQFERAFRRRGINFHTGVRFKSVEQNDDGVVVTLENGETVEAELLLVAVGRGPSTAGLGFEEVGIEMDRGFVLTNERLATNVPGVYAVGDIVPGLQLAHRGFQHGIFVVEEIAGLKPIVIDDLNIPKVTYSDPEVASVGLSEAKAIEAHGAENVKAYDYNLGGNGKSAILGTAGSIKVVRVVDGPVVGVHMIGARVGELIGEAQLIVNWEAHPEDITPLLHAHPTQNEALGEAFLALAGKPLHAV; from the coding sequence TTGGCTGAGCACAATTTTGACCTTGTCGTTCTTGGTGGAGGAAGTGGTGGATACGCAGCAGCGTTGCGCGCCGCCGAACTGGGTATGACCGTTGGCTTGATCGAGAAGAACAAACTTGGAGGCACGTGCCTTCACGTTGGTTGCATCCCGACCAAGGCTCTCCTGCACTCGGCCGAGGTTGCTGACGTCACGCGCGAGGCGGCCAAGTACGGCGTCGCCGCCACGCTTGATGGAATCGACATCGCTGGTGTCACCAAGTACCGCCAGGATATCGTCGCAAGCAAGTACAAGGGCCTTCAAGGACTTGTGAAGATGCGTGGCATCAACGTAATCGAGGGCGAAGGCAAGCTCGTCGCCCCGAACACCGTTCAGGTCGGCGAAGACACTGTCATCGGTAAGAACGTGATCCTCGCGACTGGTTCGTATTCACGCAGTCTGCCCGGCCTCGAAATCGGTGGCCGTGTAATTACGTCCGAACAGGCTCTCGAGCTTGACTTCGTGCCCAAGAAGGTTGCCGTTCTTGGTGGCGGTGTTATCGGTGTTGAGTTCTCTAGCGTCTGGAAGAGCTGGGGTACCGACGTTACGATCATCGAAGGACTCCCCCACCTCGTTCCGAACGAAGACGAGTCTGTTAGCAAGCAGTTCGAGCGTGCCTTCCGTCGCCGCGGCATCAACTTCCACACCGGCGTTCGGTTCAAGAGCGTTGAGCAGAACGACGACGGAGTTGTCGTGACGCTCGAAAACGGCGAAACGGTTGAAGCCGAGCTTCTGCTCGTTGCCGTCGGCCGCGGCCCCTCCACTGCAGGCCTCGGATTTGAAGAAGTCGGCATCGAGATGGACCGCGGTTTCGTCCTGACCAACGAGCGCCTCGCGACCAACGTTCCCGGCGTCTACGCCGTGGGCGACATCGTTCCAGGCCTTCAGCTTGCTCACCGAGGTTTCCAACACGGAATCTTCGTTGTCGAAGAGATCGCTGGCCTCAAGCCAATCGTGATCGACGATCTCAACATTCCGAAGGTTACCTACAGCGACCCCGAAGTAGCGTCGGTCGGCCTCAGCGAAGCCAAGGCGATCGAGGCTCACGGCGCAGAAAACGTCAAGGCGTACGACTACAACCTGGGCGGCAACGGCAAGAGCGCTATTCTCGGCACGGCCGGCTCGATCAAGGTTGTCCGCGTCGTCGATGGCCCTGTCGTCGGCGTTCACATGATCGGTGCCCGCGTTGGGGAACTGATCGGCGAAGCACAATTGATCGTCAACTGGGAAGCACACCCCGAAGACATCACCCCGCTGCTTCACGCACACCCCACCCAAAATGAAGCCCTTGGCGAGGCATTCCTCGCCCTGGCAGGCAAGCCGCTTCACGCGGTCTAG
- a CDS encoding 2-oxo acid dehydrogenase subunit E2: MSESVNLPALGESVTEGTVTRWLKQVGERVEVDEPLLEVSTDKVDTEIPSPVAGIIEEILVAEDETVEVGTALVKIGDGSGGGDAPAEETPAEAAPAETEAPAAEAAAPAAEAPAQPAAPAPAAEAPAAEAPTQHAAPAAEAPVAELAPAAEAPVAEAAPAAEEVAAAEEVAAPSATEQAPAVAPEAPAETAPVAAEAPAEETAPAAPAEEAAAAASDEDDSDDSQAGYLTPLVRKLANERGVDVSTITGTGVGGRIRKQDVLAASEQATTPEPEATATAPAPLEVSPLRGTTVPMSRLRKVIAERAVLSMQSSAQLTSVVEVDVTAVANFRNSVKDDFLAKTGTKLSFLPFFALAAAEALTAHPIINATIEDNAIVYPAQENISIAVDTERGLLTPVIRDAASLDIAGLAGEIADLAARTRDNKLTPDELSGGTFTLTNTGSRGALFDTPVVFLPQSAILGTGIVTKRPVVVSDANGDAIAIRSMVYLALSYDHRIVDGADAAGFLVDMKKRLEAGDFADKLGI, from the coding sequence ATGAGCGAATCCGTTAACCTTCCGGCACTCGGCGAGAGTGTCACCGAGGGCACGGTGACCCGCTGGCTGAAGCAAGTCGGCGAGCGTGTAGAGGTTGACGAGCCCCTGCTCGAGGTCTCGACTGACAAGGTCGACACGGAGATTCCCTCTCCCGTCGCCGGAATCATCGAAGAGATCTTGGTTGCCGAAGACGAAACAGTTGAAGTGGGCACCGCGCTCGTAAAGATCGGCGATGGATCAGGTGGCGGAGACGCTCCTGCCGAAGAGACGCCCGCCGAGGCAGCACCAGCTGAAACAGAGGCACCCGCTGCTGAAGCTGCGGCACCAGCCGCCGAAGCACCGGCTCAGCCCGCTGCGCCGGCGCCAGCTGCCGAAGCACCGGCTGCCGAAGCACCGACTCAGCATGCTGCGCCCGCTGCCGAAGCACCCGTTGCCGAACTAGCTCCTGCTGCCGAAGCACCCGTTGCCGAAGCGGCACCTGCTGCTGAAGAAGTCGCTGCTGCTGAAGAAGTCGCTGCGCCTAGCGCAACCGAACAGGCTCCCGCTGTAGCCCCCGAGGCGCCCGCAGAGACGGCCCCGGTTGCCGCAGAAGCTCCCGCCGAGGAAACCGCTCCCGCGGCGCCCGCTGAGGAAGCTGCCGCTGCAGCATCCGACGAGGACGATAGCGACGACTCACAGGCCGGCTACCTCACTCCTCTCGTGCGCAAGCTCGCGAACGAGCGTGGCGTTGACGTGAGCACGATCACGGGCACTGGCGTCGGCGGTCGCATCCGCAAGCAGGATGTTCTTGCTGCAAGTGAGCAGGCAACGACCCCCGAGCCGGAAGCAACCGCTACCGCGCCAGCTCCTCTGGAAGTTTCGCCATTGCGCGGAACGACAGTTCCGATGTCACGCCTGCGCAAGGTCATTGCTGAGCGCGCCGTGCTTTCGATGCAGTCTTCTGCCCAGTTGACGTCGGTTGTCGAAGTTGATGTCACCGCTGTGGCGAATTTCCGCAACTCGGTGAAGGATGACTTCCTCGCTAAGACCGGCACGAAGCTCTCCTTCTTGCCCTTCTTCGCACTGGCCGCAGCGGAAGCGTTGACAGCGCACCCGATCATCAACGCGACCATCGAAGACAACGCGATCGTGTATCCGGCCCAGGAGAACATCAGCATCGCAGTGGACACCGAACGTGGATTGCTCACGCCGGTTATCCGCGATGCTGCGTCACTTGACATTGCTGGGCTCGCAGGCGAGATCGCAGACCTTGCTGCTCGCACTCGCGACAACAAGCTCACTCCGGACGAGCTCTCGGGAGGAACGTTCACGCTGACCAACACTGGATCGCGTGGCGCACTCTTCGACACTCCGGTCGTGTTCTTGCCCCAGTCGGCGATCCTTGGAACAGGAATCGTCACCAAGCGCCCTGTCGTGGTGAGCGATGCCAACGGTGATGCAATTGCGATCCGATCAATGGTGTACCTCGCGCTGAGCTACGACCACCGGATTGTCGATGGAGCAGATGCCGCAGGCTTCCTCGTTGACATGAAGAAGCGCCTCGAAGCCGGCGATTTCGCCGACAAGCTGGGAATCTAA
- a CDS encoding DUF4191 domain-containing protein: MARSEKTPKAPKEPGRIKQMYQVFQMTRRYDNLAVWFFLLAFLVPILIGLALAFLLSADNVLGFVLYIVAGVMAGLLAFLIVLGRRAERAAYSQIAGQPGAVGAVLKSSLRRGWTASEMPVAISPKTQDAVYRAVGKGGIALIGEGPRSRTQKMLEDERRKMNRFLPNVPVHFIYVGPDAESVALHKLAPTLGRLKNVLRKPEILAISNRLNSLDKNSLPIPKGIDPMKARAQRSQRA; the protein is encoded by the coding sequence ATGGCTCGCAGCGAAAAGACACCCAAGGCTCCCAAAGAACCCGGTCGCATCAAGCAGATGTATCAGGTCTTCCAGATGACGCGACGGTACGACAACCTCGCAGTCTGGTTCTTCTTGTTGGCCTTCCTCGTGCCGATTCTCATCGGGCTCGCGCTGGCCTTCCTGTTGTCGGCGGACAACGTTCTTGGCTTCGTGCTCTACATCGTGGCGGGCGTGATGGCGGGACTTCTCGCTTTCTTGATCGTTCTAGGCCGTCGCGCTGAACGTGCCGCATACTCCCAGATTGCTGGTCAGCCCGGCGCTGTTGGGGCTGTGTTGAAGAGCTCACTTCGTCGCGGCTGGACCGCGAGCGAAATGCCCGTAGCGATCAGCCCCAAGACGCAGGATGCTGTCTACCGCGCTGTGGGCAAGGGTGGCATCGCGCTCATCGGAGAAGGCCCGCGCAGTCGAACGCAGAAGATGCTCGAAGACGAACGTCGCAAGATGAATCGCTTCTTGCCTAACGTTCCGGTTCATTTTATCTACGTCGGCCCTGACGCTGAATCAGTGGCGCTCCACAAGCTCGCCCCCACACTTGGTCGACTCAAGAATGTCTTGCGCAAGCCCGAGATTCTCGCAATCTCTAACCGCCTGAACTCTCTCGACAAAAATAGTCTGCCGATCCCCAAGGGAATCGACCCTATGAAGGCTCGCGCTCAGCGTTCACAACGCGCTTAG
- a CDS encoding RDD family protein — translation MNQQAAPSDDWPGKRIGLPAEGPRSIGRLGRRLVALAIDWGFAVVVSIAFFEYDAFATLGIFVAAQVVLLITANGSFGHLITGMRVVPVAGGLLGIWRPIVRTVLMALVIPAVIWDADQRGMHDRVAGTLLVRR, via the coding sequence GTGAATCAGCAAGCAGCACCTTCCGACGATTGGCCAGGCAAAAGAATCGGGCTTCCCGCGGAAGGCCCGAGATCAATTGGTCGGTTAGGGCGGCGGCTAGTGGCCCTTGCTATCGACTGGGGTTTCGCGGTTGTCGTATCGATTGCGTTTTTCGAGTACGACGCATTCGCTACTCTTGGCATCTTCGTTGCTGCTCAGGTCGTCTTACTGATCACCGCAAATGGAAGCTTCGGCCACCTCATTACTGGAATGCGAGTGGTCCCGGTAGCGGGTGGCCTCCTGGGCATCTGGCGACCGATCGTCCGCACCGTGCTTATGGCACTCGTCATCCCTGCCGTTATCTGGGACGCTGACCAGCGCGGAATGCACGATCGAGTCGCGGGCACCTTGCTGGTGCGCCGGTAA
- the glnA gene encoding type I glutamate--ammonia ligase has translation MSHPKFSNSSEVLDFIKDTDVKFVDIRFTDLPGIQQHFNIPAAAVDEDFFAVGQLFDGSSIRGFQSIHESDLQLIPDVTTAYVDPFRVERTLIIIFDIYNPRNGEIYPRDPRQVAKKAEKYLASTGIADTAFFASEAEFYIFDDVRYEVSANKSFYEVDSSEGAWNSGRTEAGGNLANKTPFKGGYFPVSPVDQHADIRDDIVMKLIDVGLEVERSHHEVGTAGQGEINYKFDTLVHAGDDILKFKYIVKNTANEWGKTATFMPKPLFGDNGSGMHTHQSLWNDGTPLFYDEKGYGGLSDTARWYIGGLLKHAPAVLAFTNPTVNSYRRLIPGFEAPVNLVYSAGNRSASIRIPITGTNPKAKRIEFRAPDASGNPYLAFAAQLMAGLDGIKNKIEPHEPVDKDLYELPPEEARLIPQVPASLEEALVALEADHEFLMEGNVFTKDLIETWIDYKRTNELLPFAQRPHPYEYELYFGV, from the coding sequence ATGTCTCATCCGAAGTTTTCCAATTCGTCTGAGGTTCTTGATTTTATCAAGGACACTGACGTCAAGTTCGTCGACATCCGGTTTACCGATCTGCCCGGTATCCAGCAGCACTTCAACATTCCCGCCGCCGCAGTTGATGAAGACTTCTTCGCTGTCGGCCAGCTCTTCGATGGTTCATCAATCCGTGGTTTCCAGTCGATCCACGAGTCGGATCTCCAGCTGATCCCCGACGTCACCACTGCCTACGTCGACCCTTTCCGCGTCGAACGCACGCTGATCATCATCTTCGACATCTACAACCCCCGCAACGGCGAGATCTACCCTCGCGACCCGCGCCAGGTTGCTAAGAAGGCCGAAAAGTACTTGGCCTCGACCGGAATTGCTGACACCGCATTCTTCGCCTCCGAAGCAGAGTTCTACATCTTCGACGACGTTCGCTACGAAGTAAGCGCGAACAAGAGCTTCTACGAGGTTGACTCCAGCGAAGGCGCATGGAACAGCGGGCGCACCGAAGCAGGCGGAAACCTCGCTAACAAGACGCCATTCAAGGGCGGCTACTTTCCCGTCTCCCCCGTTGACCAGCACGCTGACATCCGTGACGACATCGTCATGAAGCTCATCGATGTTGGACTCGAAGTCGAGCGCAGCCACCACGAAGTGGGAACCGCTGGCCAGGGCGAGATCAACTACAAGTTCGACACCCTCGTTCACGCCGGTGACGACATCCTCAAGTTCAAGTACATCGTCAAGAACACGGCGAACGAGTGGGGCAAGACCGCAACGTTCATGCCGAAGCCGCTCTTCGGCGACAACGGCTCGGGAATGCACACCCACCAGTCGCTGTGGAACGACGGAACCCCGTTGTTCTACGACGAGAAGGGCTACGGCGGGCTCAGCGACACCGCTCGCTGGTACATCGGCGGACTCCTCAAGCACGCTCCTGCTGTGCTCGCGTTCACGAACCCTACGGTCAACTCGTACCGTCGTCTGATCCCCGGATTCGAAGCTCCCGTAAACCTCGTGTACTCGGCCGGAAACCGTTCGGCTTCCATCCGTATCCCGATCACGGGAACGAACCCCAAGGCAAAGCGCATCGAGTTCCGCGCGCCTGACGCCTCGGGTAACCCTTACCTCGCATTCGCTGCTCAGCTCATGGCTGGCCTCGACGGCATCAAGAACAAGATTGAGCCGCACGAGCCCGTCGACAAGGACCTCTACGAATTGCCTCCCGAGGAAGCCCGCCTGATTCCTCAGGTTCCCGCTTCGCTCGAAGAAGCACTCGTCGCCCTTGAAGCCGACCACGAGTTCCTCATGGAAGGCAACGTCTTCACCAAGGACCTCATCGAGACGTGGATCGACTACAAGCGTACGAACGAGCTTCTCCCGTTCGCACAGCGCCCGCACCCGTACGAGTACGAATTGTACTTCGGCGTCTAA
- a CDS encoding bifunctional [glutamine synthetase] adenylyltransferase/[glutamine synthetase]-adenylyl-L-tyrosine phosphorylase → MSTTTYTLTELAKLGFLELSEARERLVALDRPEVPAALFSRAADPDQALRFVLELSESAPQQLAPLLQNHDAAIRLVQVLGASSGLGDFLARHPSELDAMCVPITAPASPEEYVESLTAVTRELAEEEAWVALRVRYRRELTKITAWDLSQDDPLAAVDRVAMALADLAGAALEASLSVARRSVNFPDADVAATRIAIIGMGKAGARELNYVSDVDVIFVTEPDGISADRAVTIATPLAVQTIRGIQDLTIEPALWEVDTNLRPEGKDGALVRTLDSHLAYYDRWAESWEFQALLKARPLAGDRELGGRYIDGVSPLVWSSASRENFVASVQRMRERVTENIPPHERDVQLKLGPGGLRDIEFTVQLLQLVHGQNDEEVRQTSSLRALIALAEHGYIGRIEAGEFARDYRFLRLLEHRIQLSKLRRTHLMPRDPDDLRVLARATGIAKNAADLTEQWQRTKIAVRRLHERLFYRPLLSAVAALPEDGLALSSEQAAARLAAIGFLDPKGALAHIAALTGGVSRRATIQRTLLPVMLQWFSEGADPDYGLLAFRRLSDALGEAYWFLRMLRDSSGAAERLTRVLSASKYVGGLFERIPEAAAWLEHDKELHARPLAVLRDEARAIVSRHKGHEDAAAVALRTARRRETLRLAIGSIVGVISIQELGRGLSDVTTTMLEGSLAVLRPEPDGIEFGIIAMGRYGGAESGFGSDTDVMYVYRATDASAEDASKRATAIAKGLTRITEDVKLPLDLDLDLRPEGKNGAIVRSLESYEAYYERWSLTWEAQALLRARGVAGDEGLLADFTELANRVRYPKAISPQDVREVKRIKARVESERLPQAADPSRHLKLGRGSLSDVEWFVQLLQLQHGAKVEGLRTTSTLDALDAAVAEKLVTASDAARLREAWILASRARSAITLWTSRTSDVLPNDRLQLEGISRMLEYPPGSASELEEDYLRATRRARRVFERRFYGVTNVPRS, encoded by the coding sequence ATGTCGACGACTACCTACACTCTGACCGAACTTGCCAAGCTGGGCTTTCTCGAGCTCAGCGAGGCACGAGAACGTCTTGTTGCCCTCGATCGGCCAGAAGTGCCGGCCGCGTTGTTCTCCCGAGCGGCTGATCCCGATCAAGCGCTGCGCTTTGTCCTTGAGCTATCAGAGTCGGCTCCACAACAGTTGGCGCCGCTCTTGCAGAACCACGATGCTGCGATTCGACTGGTGCAGGTCTTGGGCGCGTCATCCGGTCTCGGCGACTTTTTGGCTCGCCATCCCTCTGAACTTGACGCGATGTGCGTGCCGATTACGGCGCCAGCATCGCCCGAAGAATATGTCGAATCTCTCACCGCCGTCACGCGCGAACTCGCAGAAGAAGAAGCATGGGTCGCTCTGCGCGTTCGCTACCGTCGTGAGCTGACGAAGATCACGGCCTGGGACCTCTCTCAGGACGATCCGCTCGCTGCCGTCGACCGCGTGGCCATGGCTCTCGCCGACCTTGCTGGAGCCGCGCTTGAAGCCTCTCTTTCGGTGGCCCGTCGTTCAGTCAACTTTCCTGACGCAGATGTCGCCGCAACCCGTATCGCCATCATCGGCATGGGTAAGGCGGGGGCGCGCGAACTGAACTATGTGTCGGATGTCGACGTCATCTTCGTAACGGAACCCGACGGCATCAGCGCCGACCGTGCGGTCACCATCGCAACGCCGCTCGCAGTGCAGACAATTCGTGGCATCCAAGACCTCACTATTGAGCCGGCACTGTGGGAGGTCGACACTAACCTCCGCCCCGAGGGTAAAGACGGCGCGCTCGTGCGCACCCTCGACTCTCACCTGGCTTATTACGACCGCTGGGCCGAGAGTTGGGAGTTTCAGGCACTCCTCAAAGCGCGTCCACTCGCGGGTGACCGCGAGCTTGGCGGCCGCTACATCGACGGTGTTTCGCCGCTCGTCTGGTCTAGTGCCTCTCGTGAAAACTTCGTGGCGTCGGTGCAGCGCATGCGCGAACGGGTCACCGAGAACATTCCACCCCACGAGCGTGATGTTCAGCTCAAGCTCGGCCCCGGCGGTCTGCGCGATATCGAGTTCACGGTGCAACTGCTGCAACTGGTGCACGGGCAGAATGACGAAGAGGTTCGCCAAACCTCAAGCCTTCGAGCCCTCATCGCTCTGGCGGAGCACGGCTACATCGGGCGCATTGAGGCGGGCGAGTTCGCGCGAGACTATCGCTTCCTTCGTCTTCTTGAGCACCGCATTCAGTTGTCCAAGCTTCGTCGAACCCACCTCATGCCTCGCGACCCTGACGACTTGCGGGTACTCGCACGCGCCACCGGCATCGCTAAGAATGCCGCTGACCTCACCGAGCAGTGGCAGCGCACGAAGATTGCGGTGCGCCGGCTGCACGAGCGACTCTTCTATCGTCCGCTTCTCTCAGCCGTTGCGGCACTTCCCGAAGACGGCTTGGCGCTCTCGAGTGAGCAGGCTGCGGCGCGCCTTGCCGCGATCGGCTTCCTGGATCCCAAAGGTGCTCTCGCGCATATTGCGGCGCTTACCGGTGGAGTTTCGCGACGCGCCACGATTCAGCGCACCCTCCTGCCCGTCATGCTTCAATGGTTCTCCGAAGGCGCCGACCCTGATTACGGGTTACTCGCGTTCCGTCGGCTGAGCGACGCGCTCGGCGAGGCCTACTGGTTTTTGCGGATGCTGCGGGATTCGTCGGGAGCTGCAGAGCGGCTCACTCGCGTGCTCTCGGCATCCAAATATGTTGGTGGCTTGTTTGAGCGCATTCCAGAAGCTGCCGCCTGGCTGGAGCACGATAAAGAGCTTCACGCGCGCCCGCTCGCGGTTCTTCGCGATGAAGCTCGCGCTATTGTCTCTCGCCACAAGGGCCACGAAGACGCGGCAGCGGTCGCCTTGCGGACCGCTCGCCGTCGCGAGACGCTTCGCCTGGCCATCGGTTCCATCGTTGGCGTGATTTCCATTCAAGAACTTGGTCGCGGCTTGAGCGATGTCACCACAACAATGCTGGAGGGTTCGCTCGCCGTTTTGCGGCCCGAACCCGACGGTATCGAGTTTGGCATTATCGCGATGGGACGATATGGAGGGGCTGAGTCCGGGTTCGGTTCTGACACTGACGTGATGTACGTGTACCGGGCGACCGATGCGTCGGCCGAAGACGCTTCCAAGCGCGCCACGGCCATAGCGAAGGGGCTTACGCGTATCACTGAGGACGTCAAGCTTCCCCTCGACCTCGACCTCGATCTTCGCCCTGAAGGCAAAAACGGCGCGATCGTGCGATCCCTGGAATCGTACGAGGCGTACTACGAGCGTTGGTCGCTCACGTGGGAGGCGCAGGCTCTGTTGCGTGCTCGCGGTGTCGCAGGCGATGAGGGATTGCTCGCGGACTTCACAGAACTCGCCAACAGGGTGCGTTATCCCAAGGCTATTTCGCCGCAGGACGTTCGCGAGGTCAAACGAATCAAAGCACGGGTGGAGTCGGAGAGGCTTCCGCAAGCAGCCGATCCTTCACGTCACCTTAAGCTCGGTCGCGGTTCGCTGAGCGACGTCGAATGGTTCGTGCAGCTCTTGCAGCTGCAACACGGAGCCAAAGTTGAGGGGCTGCGCACCACGTCGACACTAGATGCGTTAGATGCGGCGGTCGCTGAAAAGTTGGTGACCGCTTCGGATGCGGCTCGCCTGCGTGAAGCCTGGATTCTGGCCTCTCGTGCTCGCTCGGCGATCACGTTGTGGACGTCGAGAACCTCAGATGTCCTTCCCAATGATCGCCTTCAGCTCGAAGGGATCTCTCGCATGCTCGAGTACCCGCCGGGCTCCGCGAGCGAACTAGAGGAAGACTACCTGCGTGCCACTCGTCGCGCGCGCCGCGTCTTTGAGCGGCGTTTCTATGGCGTGACGAATGTTCCGCGTTCCTGA